In the genome of Massilia sp. PAMC28688, one region contains:
- a CDS encoding sensor domain-containing diguanylate cyclase, which translates to MGDSDTTRLGVLEDVLDAVNLGIIGLDEQGRVVLWNSWMDRHATHRADAVLGQDFFATFPALKGKRIEGAVRQALRDNLPSLLSQTLHKAPFELYSSAAAAASGERMQQAVAVTPLSSAGAGRLCLIQITDVSVAVHREQLLRDQALELRSQTFSDGLTGIANRRHFDVAMDKEIRRAKRAGTPLSLLMLDIDSFKAYNDHYGHQQGDACLVRVATALAAMLQRPLDLIARYGGEEFAVILPEMDAEQSVAMAEAMRRKIVSLNIAHDMAGHADHVTISVGVATRASGEDGADTAALLGAADRALYAAKHAGRNCVVLHAVGPAPGMPGVPGARGVTVPANGPV; encoded by the coding sequence ATGGGGGACAGCGACACCACACGCCTGGGCGTGCTGGAAGACGTGCTCGATGCCGTCAACCTGGGCATCATCGGACTCGATGAGCAGGGCCGGGTGGTGCTGTGGAACAGCTGGATGGACCGGCATGCCACGCACCGGGCCGACGCCGTGCTGGGCCAGGATTTTTTCGCCACCTTCCCCGCCCTCAAAGGCAAGCGCATCGAAGGGGCCGTGCGCCAGGCCTTGCGCGACAACCTGCCCTCGCTGCTGTCGCAAACCCTGCACAAGGCACCGTTCGAGCTCTACAGCAGCGCGGCAGCGGCCGCCAGTGGCGAACGCATGCAGCAGGCCGTGGCCGTCACCCCGCTCAGCAGCGCCGGCGCCGGGCGCCTGTGCCTGATCCAGATCACCGATGTGAGCGTGGCGGTTCACCGCGAACAGTTGCTGCGCGACCAGGCGCTGGAACTGCGCTCGCAAACGTTTTCCGACGGCTTGACCGGCATTGCCAACCGGCGCCATTTCGACGTCGCCATGGACAAGGAAATTCGCCGCGCCAAGCGGGCCGGCACGCCGCTGTCGCTGCTCATGCTCGACATCGACAGTTTCAAGGCCTATAACGACCATTATGGCCACCAGCAGGGCGACGCCTGCCTGGTGCGCGTGGCCACGGCGCTGGCGGCCATGCTGCAGCGCCCGCTCGACCTGATCGCCCGCTACGGCGGCGAAGAGTTTGCCGTGATCCTGCCAGAAATGGATGCCGAGCAGAGCGTGGCCATGGCCGAAGCCATGCGGCGCAAGATTGTCAGCCTCAATATCGCGCACGACATGGCTGGCCATGCCGACCACGTGACCATCAGCGTGGGCGTGGCCACCCGGGCCAGTGGCGAGGACGGGGCCGATACCGCCGCCCTGCTCGGCGCTGCCGACCGGGCCCTGTACGCTGCCAAGCATGCCGGGCGCAACTGTGTAGTCTTGCACGCCGTGGGCCCGGCACCAGGCATGCCCGGCGTGCCGGGCGCGCGGGGCGTTACGGTTCCGGCGAATGGGCCTGTTTGA
- a CDS encoding chemotaxis protein CheC produces MFKLTELQHDALVEIFNIGVGHAASAMSEIVNEPVTMSVPSISFLSRADAAAMLGHRERARVCGVSQRYQGAFSTEAMLMFPEDKSLDIVRLMVGESVPLKELTEMEQEAMSEIGNIILNSCVGTLANILSQELSGSLPQYHVGTSEEIIGVHGQQPDTIVLMLHIDFILETHQIHGYVAFILDMTALQDLQEQLDIYLATITGPG; encoded by the coding sequence ATGTTCAAGCTCACCGAACTCCAGCACGACGCCCTGGTTGAGATTTTCAATATCGGCGTCGGCCACGCTGCCAGCGCGATGAGCGAAATCGTCAACGAGCCGGTCACGATGTCGGTGCCGTCCATTTCCTTCCTGAGCCGGGCAGATGCGGCGGCCATGCTGGGGCACCGCGAGCGCGCCCGCGTGTGCGGCGTGAGCCAGCGCTACCAGGGTGCCTTTTCCACCGAAGCCATGCTCATGTTCCCCGAGGATAAGAGCCTCGATATCGTTCGACTCATGGTGGGCGAATCAGTTCCCCTCAAGGAGCTGACCGAAATGGAACAGGAGGCCATGAGCGAGATCGGCAACATCATTCTCAATTCCTGCGTGGGCACGCTGGCCAACATCCTGTCCCAGGAACTGTCCGGCTCGCTCCCCCAGTACCACGTGGGCACGAGCGAAGAAATCATCGGCGTGCACGGGCAGCAGCCAGACACCATCGTGCTCATGCTGCATATCGACTTCATCCTGGAAACGCACCAGATCCACGGCTACGTGGCATTCATCCTCGACATGACGGCGCTACAAGACTTGCAGGAGCAGCTCGACATTTACCTGGCCACGATCACGGGACCGGGCTGA
- a CDS encoding response regulator: protein MSDNKTVLVVDDSRVSRMMARQFILSARPGWTVEEAASGEEALEKVAGMAPTLIMVDVNMPGMGGMAAAEQLRSLCPQAHISLVTANVQNATRNRAADLGIAFMEKPITESRIHALIGALAPD from the coding sequence ATGAGCGACAACAAGACAGTTCTGGTCGTGGACGACAGCCGGGTGTCGCGCATGATGGCGCGCCAGTTCATCCTCAGCGCCCGTCCGGGCTGGACGGTGGAGGAAGCGGCAAGCGGCGAAGAAGCGCTGGAAAAGGTGGCGGGCATGGCGCCCACACTGATCATGGTGGACGTGAACATGCCCGGCATGGGCGGCATGGCCGCAGCCGAGCAATTGCGCAGCCTGTGCCCGCAGGCGCATATTTCCCTTGTCACAGCCAACGTGCAGAACGCCACGCGCAACCGCGCCGCCGACCTGGGCATCGCCTTCATGGAAAAGCCGATCACTGAAAGCCGCATTCACGCCCTCATTGGCGCCCTTGCCCCGGACTAG
- the rpiA gene encoding ribose-5-phosphate isomerase RpiA, translating into MTQDELKQAVAKAAIQYVIDGEIIGVGTGSTANFFIDELAKIKDRIKGTVASSEATAARLRGHGMTVYDLNEVSEIAVYIDGADEITPAGAMIKGGGAALTREKIVASVSRQFICIADGSKLVDVMGRFPLPVEVLPMARNAVMRQLTALGGQPRLRLKAGSDQAFITDNGGEILDVAGLHITDPAALETGINQIVGVIANGLFARRGADVCLLGTSEGVRTLTFA; encoded by the coding sequence ATGACTCAAGACGAACTCAAGCAAGCGGTAGCGAAAGCTGCCATTCAGTATGTGATCGATGGCGAAATCATCGGCGTGGGCACCGGCTCTACGGCCAATTTCTTCATAGACGAGCTTGCGAAGATCAAGGACCGGATCAAGGGGACGGTGGCCTCGTCCGAAGCAACGGCGGCCCGCCTGCGCGGCCACGGCATGACCGTGTATGACCTCAATGAGGTGAGCGAGATCGCGGTCTACATCGATGGCGCGGACGAAATCACCCCTGCCGGTGCCATGATCAAGGGCGGCGGCGCCGCGCTCACGCGCGAGAAAATCGTGGCCTCGGTATCGCGCCAGTTTATCTGCATTGCCGACGGCTCCAAGCTGGTCGATGTGATGGGCAGGTTCCCGCTGCCGGTGGAAGTGCTGCCGATGGCGCGCAACGCCGTCATGCGCCAGTTGACGGCGCTGGGCGGCCAGCCGCGCCTGCGTCTGAAGGCGGGCAGCGACCAGGCTTTTATTACCGATAACGGCGGCGAGATCCTGGATGTGGCCGGTCTGCACATTACCGATCCGGCCGCGCTGGAAACCGGGATCAACCAGATCGTTGGCGTCATCGCCAACGGCTTGTTCGCGCGCCGCGGCGCCGATGTGTGCCTGCTTGGCACGAGCGAAGGCGTCAGGACGCTGACCTTCGCCTGA